The following coding sequences are from one Lolium rigidum isolate FL_2022 chromosome 6, APGP_CSIRO_Lrig_0.1, whole genome shotgun sequence window:
- the LOC124662034 gene encoding type IV inositol polyphosphate 5-phosphatase 3-like → MVEQSQRKPGDQVFWPKVVLKKWLNLRSKDYMFNADEDEDDGGEQEENCGCDGGGEADGGVPIADESQVDAAPYRLRRRNSETMRAQYINTKELRICIGTYNAAGKPPPDRLDISQWLGTDTGGEQADMYVLGFQEVVPLNAGNVFGAEDGRPALAWEELIRDTLTRTQPSTSRPKYRYRSHPATPTRDGSDELFPGGTDTETDDDTLFSFPVQAEEYIASTPRMLGAMHDPDAGQDEQPQQRTLLKTMSKTDRIGLAWPEQPLDLLAMSTASTSMSSSSSFKSSRSFGAHRPFMSSRVADEPRDDGPAMAADLDDAVPLRGKKSGARSPFVRIVSKQMVGLFLTIWVRRGLRRCVQNLKVSTVGVGAMGYIGNKGAVSASMSVYQTMFCFVCSHLSAGERPGDLVKRNADVQEIHRRTRFAGPGGLELPRDIYDHERIFWLGDLNYRIDVPYGRAHGLVAAKDWSQLAEKDQLKRELRKGRAFDGWSEGVLEFAPTYKYEIGSGKYIGDDQRGGRRTPAWCDRVLSFGKGVRLLSYGRSELAVSDHMPVAATYAAEVEVFCGRKLQRALTLTDAEVETGEVVVVPDLGF, encoded by the exons atggtggagcagagCCAGAGGAAGCCAGGGGATCAG GTGTTCTGGCCCAAGGTGGTGCTCAAGAAGTGGCTGAACCTCCGGAGCAAGGACTACATGTTCAacgccgacgaggacgaggacgacggcggcgaGCAAG AAGAGAACTGCggctgcgatggcggcggcgaggcagaCGGCGGCGTGCCGATCGCCG ACGAGAGCCAGGTGGACGCCGCGCCGTACAGGCTGCGGCGGCGGAACTCGGAGACGATGCGCGCGCAGTACATCAACACCAAGGAGCTCAG GATTTGCATCGGCACGTACAACGCGGCCGGCAAGCCCCCTCCGGACCGCCTGGACATCTCCCAGTGGCTCGGCACCGACACCGGCGGCGAGCAGGCCGACATGTACGTGCTCGGGTTCCAGGAGGTGGTGCCGCTGAACGCCGGCAACGTGTTCGGCGCCGAGGACGGCCGGCCGGCGCTGGCGTGGGAGGAGCTCATCCGCGACACGCTCACGCGGACCCAGCCCTCCACCTCGAGGCCCAAGTACAGGTACCGCAGCCACCCGGCCACCCCGACTCGCGACGGCTCCGACGAGCTGTTCCCCGGCGGCACGGACACCGAGACCGACGACGACACGCTCTTCAGCTTCCCGGTGCAGGCCGAGGAGTACATCGCCTCCACCCCGAGAATGCTCGGGGCCATGCACGATCCAGACGCCGGCCAAGACGAGCAGCCGCAACAGAGGACGCTGCTGAAGACGATGAGCAAGACGGACAGGATCGGGCTGGCCTGGCCGGAGCAGCCGCTGGACCTGCTGGCAATGTCCACCGCGTCGACCTCgatgtcatcatcgtcgtcgttcaAGTCGTCGAGATCGTTCGGCGCCCACAGGCCGTTCATGAGCTCGCGGGTGGCCGACGAGCCGCGGGACGACGGCCCGGCGATGGCCGCCGACCTCGACGACGCGGTGCCGTTGCGGGGCAAGAAGAGTGGCGCCAGGTCGCCGTTCGTGAGGATCGTGAGCAAGCAGATGGTGGGCCTCTTCCTGACCATCTGGGTGCGGCGCGGCCTGCGGCGGTGCGTGCAGAACCTCAAGGTCTCCACCGTCGGCGTCGGCGCCATGGGGTACATCGGCAACAAGGGGGCGGTGTCGGCGAGCATGTCGGTCTACCAGACCATGTTCTGCTTCGTGTGCAGCCACCTGTCCGCTGGCGAGCGGCCCGGCGACCTCGTCAAGCGGAACGCCGACGTGCAGGAGATCCACCGCCGGACGCGCTTCGCCGGGCCCGGCGGCCTCGAGCTGCCACGAGACATCTACGACCACGA GAGGATATTCTGGCTGGGCGATCTGAATTACCGGATCGACGTGCCGTATGGCAGAGCGCACGGCCTGGTCGCGGCCAAGGACTGGTCTCAGTTAGCAGAGAAAGATCAG CTGAAGCGGGAGCTGAGGAAGGGACGAGCGTTCGACGGGTGGAGCGAGGGTGTGCTGGAGTTCGCGCCGACGTACAAGTACGAGATCGGGTCGGGGAAGTACATCGGCGACGACCAGAGGGGCGGGAGGAGGACGCCGGCGTGGTGCGACCGGGTGCTGTCGTTCGGGAAGGGCGTGAGGCTGCTGAGCTACGGGAGGTCGGAGCTGGCGGTGTCGGACCACATGCCGGTGGCGGCCACCtacgcggcggaggtggaggtgttCTGCGGCAGGAAGCTGCAGAGGGCGCTCACGCTCACGGACGCCGAGGTGGAGACAGGGGAGGTGGTCGTCGTGCCGGACCTTGGATTTTGA
- the LOC124664814 gene encoding DNA polymerase epsilon subunit 4-like, whose amino-acid sequence MATAAADEHAEAMEQVREEERAAEAVEAMEQVEDEERAEVDAEAPAEEGAPASDEAHIEAMEQVEEEAEEEVQADAEEAAEAEVLSTVFPLGRVKKIMRLDRDIKKVTAEASLLIAAATELFLGSLAAGAHTAATQRGRRGLRAADVRAAARAHRPTADFLLDCLSTAEEAPRAARSGSDAAAPAAAPKPLPRGTRRIDGFFQKVT is encoded by the exons ATggctaccgccgccgccgacgagcacGCCGAGGCGATGGAGCAAGTtagagaggaggagcgggcggcggagGCCGTTGAGGCAATGGAGCAAGTTGAAGACGAGGAGCGGGCGGAGGTCGACGCGGAGGCCCCAGCGGAGGAGGGGGCACCGGCCAGCGATGAAGCGCACATAGAGGCAATGGAGCAAGTTGAAGAGGAG gcagaggaggaggtccAAGCAgatgcggaggaggcggcggaggcggaagtGCTGAGCACGGTTTTCCCGCTGGGGAGGGTGAAGAAGATCATGCGGCTGGACCGCGACATCAAGAAGGTGACCGCCGAGGCGTCGCTGCTCATCGCCGCGGCCACCGAGCTCTTCCTCGGctccctcgccgccggcgcccaCACGGCCGCCACCCAGCGTGGTCGGCGGGGGTTGCGCGCCGCGgacgtccgcgccgccgcccgcgcgcacCGCCCCACTGCCGACTTCCTCCTCGACTGCCTCTCCACCGCCGAGGAGGCGCCTCGCGCCGCCCGCTCCGGATCTGATGCCGCCGCCCCAGCAGCAGCACCCAAGCCGCTGCCGCGTGGGACCCGCCGCATCGACGGATTCTTCCAGAAGGTCACCTAG
- the LOC124659584 gene encoding noroxomaritidine synthase-like, whose protein sequence is MGFFWSFLLSYPEIFLALVCFFCLSLFRFVRQCQKSAIPVNWPVVGMLPFLVRNLYHIHDKVTDMLREAGCTFRIIGPWFLNMNFLATCDPATVNHCFNTNFHNYPKGSEFAEMFDILGEGLLVADSESWEYQRRVAMQIFSSRAFRSFSMSTITRKAGTVLLPYLDHMAKHGSQVELEGVFMRFSLDVSYSTVFATDLDCLSVSRPIPLFGQATKEVEEGMLFRHVVPPSLWKLLRTLKVGSEKKMANARVVIDQFIYEEISKRKAQAEKESQGDVLSMYMKWPMDPSMSEQQKTQFLRDTVVGFIFAGKDLVAVTLTWFFYMMCKHPHVEAKILEEIKALPSTTWPGNLSVFECETIRPAIYLQAALLETLRLFPATPFEEKEALNDDVLPNGTKVSKGTRIIFSLYAMGRIEGIWGKDCAEFRPERWVSKSGRLRHEPSYKFLAFNSGPRSCLGKDLGLNNMKIAAASIIYNFKVELVEGHAVMPESSVILHTRNGMMVRLKRREAAA, encoded by the exons ATGGGCTTCTTCTGGAGCTTCCTTCTGTCCTACCCTGAGATCTTCCTAGCCCTCGTCTGCTTCTTCTGCCTCTCTCTCTTCCGCTTTGTCCGACAGTGCCAGAAGAGCGCCATCCCGGTGAACTGGCCTGTTGTTGGCATGCTTCCCTTCCTCGTGAGGAATCTGTACCACATTCATGACAAGGTCACTGATATGCTCCGTGAGGCGGGATGCACCTTCAGGATCATTGGCCCATGGTTCCTCAACATGAACTTCTTGGCAACCTGCGACCCAGCCACTGTCAACCACTGCTTCAATACCAACTTCCACAACTACCCGAAAGGCAGTGAGTTCGCCGAGATGTTTGACATCCTAGGTGAGGGGCTGCTTGTGGCAGACTCTGAATCCTGGGAGTACCAACGCCGTGTGGCGATGCAAATCTTTTCTAGCCGTGCCTTTCGGTCCTTCTCCATGTCCACCATCACGAGGAAGGCTGGCACAGTCTTGCTACCCTACCTTGACCACATGGCTAAGCACGGCTCGCAGGTTGAGCTGGAGGGCGTCTTCATGAGGTTCTCGCTTGATGTCTCGTACTCCACTGTGTTTGCAACTGACCTTGACTGCTTGTCTGTGTCTCGCCCGATCCCTCTGTTTGGCCAAGCCACAAAGGAAGTGGAGGAGGGAATGCTATTCAGGCACGTCGTGCCACCAAGCTTGTGGAAGCTCTTGAGGACGCTCAAAgttgggagcgagaagaagatGGCGAATGCAAGGGTGGTGATTGACCAATTCATCTATGAGGAAATCTCGAAGCGGAAGGCACAAGCAGAGAAGGAAAGCCAAGGAGACGTGCTGTCCATGTACATGAAATGGCCAATGGATCCCAGCATGAGTGAGCAGCAGAAGACCCAGTTCCTGCGCGACACGGTGGTGGGGTTCATCTTTGCTGGGAAGGACCTCGTTGCTGTCACACTCACGTGGTTCTTCTACATGATGTGCAAGCACCCGCATGTCGAGGCGAAGATCCTCGAGGAGATCAAGGCCCTGCCGAGCACCACATGGCCAGGGAACCTCTCCGTCTTTGAGTGCGAGACGATCCGTCCTGCTATTTACCTGCAAGCTGCGCTCCTCGAGACACTCAG GCTCTTCCCGGCGACCCCatttgaggagaaggaggccctcAACGATGATGTCCTGCCAAACGGTACCAAGGTGAGCAAGGGCACAAGGATCATCTTCTCGCTCTATGCCATGGGGAGGATCGAAGGGATATGGGGCAAGGACTGCGCAGAGTTCAGACCAGAGCGGTGGGTTTCGAAGAGCGGGCGCCTTCGCCACGAGCCGAGCTACAAGTTCCTGGCCTTCAATTCCGGGCCCAGGAGCTGCCTGGGGAAGGACCTTGGCCTCAACAACATGAAGATCGCAGCTGCTTCCATCATATACAACTTCAAGGTCGAGCTGGTGGAAGGCCATGCTGTGATGCCTGAAAGCTCTGTGATATTGCACACACGGAACGGGATGATGGTTAGGCTcaagagaagggaggcagctgcATGA